A genomic window from Helicobacter pylori includes:
- the gmd gene encoding GDP-mannose 4,6-dehydratase, with protein MKEKIALITGVTGQDGSYLAEYLLNLGYEVHGLKRRSSSINTSRIDHLYEDLHSEHKRRFFLHYGDMTDSSNLIHLIATTKPTEIYNLAAQSHVKVSFETPEYTANADGIGTLRILEAMRILGLENKTRFYQASTSELYGEVLETPQNENTPFNPRSPYAVAKMYAFYITKNYREAYNLFAVNGILFNHESKVRGETFVTRKITRAASAIAYNLTDCLYLGNLDAKRDWGHAKDYVKMMHLMLQAPTPQDYVIATGKTTSVRDFVKMSFEFIGINLEFQNTGIKEIGLIESIDEKRASALNLNLSHLKTGKIVVRIDERYFRPTEVDLLLGDPTKAEKELGWVREYDLKELVKDMLEYDLNECQKNLYLQEGGYILRNFYE; from the coding sequence ATGAAAGAAAAAATCGCTTTAATCACTGGGGTTACCGGGCAAGACGGGAGCTATCTGGCTGAATACTTGCTGAATTTAGGCTATGAAGTGCATGGTCTAAAAAGGCGTTCTTCTAGCATCAACACTTCTAGGATCGATCATTTGTATGAAGATTTGCACAGCGAACACAAAAGGCGTTTTTTCTTGCACTATGGGGATATGACGGACAGCTCTAATCTTATCCATTTGATCGCTACCACAAAGCCCACAGAGATCTATAATTTAGCCGCTCAAAGCCATGTGAAAGTCTCTTTTGAAACCCCAGAATACACCGCTAACGCTGATGGTATTGGCACGCTAAGGATTTTAGAGGCCATGCGGATTTTAGGGCTAGAGAATAAAACACGATTCTATCAAGCCAGCACGAGCGAATTGTATGGCGAAGTCTTAGAAACCCCGCAAAATGAAAACACCCCCTTTAACCCACGAAGCCCCTATGCGGTCGCTAAAATGTATGCTTTTTACATCACTAAAAATTACAGAGAGGCCTATAACTTGTTTGCGGTTAATGGCATTCTTTTTAATCATGAGAGTAAAGTAAGGGGTGAAACTTTTGTCACTCGTAAAATCACCCGAGCCGCAAGCGCGATAGCGTATAACTTAACGGATTGTTTGTATTTAGGGAATTTAGACGCTAAAAGAGACTGGGGGCATGCTAAAGATTATGTGAAAATGATGCATTTAATGCTCCAAGCGCCCACTCCGCAAGACTATGTGATCGCTACAGGAAAGACTACAAGCGTGCGCGATTTTGTGAAAATGAGTTTTGAATTTATCGGTATCAATTTAGAATTTCAAAATACAGGGATTAAAGAAATTGGTTTGATTGAAAGCATTGATGAAAAAAGAGCGAGCGCTTTAAATCTAAACTTAAGCCATTTAAAAACAGGCAAAATCGTGGTGCGTATAGATGAGCGCTATTTTAGGCCTACTGAAGTGGATTTGCTTTTAGGCGATCCCACGAAGGCTGAAAAAGAGCTAGGCTGGGTGAGAGAATACGATTTAAAAGAGTTAGTCAAGGACATGTTAGAATACGATTTAAACGAATGCCAGAAAAACCTTTACTTGCAAGAGGGGGGCTATATTTTAAGGAATTTTTATGAATGA
- a CDS encoding GDP-L-fucose synthase family protein, whose product MNEIILITGAYGMVGQNTALYFKKNKPNITLLTPKKSELYLLDKDSVQAYLKEYKPTGIIHCAGRVGGIVANMNDLSTYMVENLLMGLYLFSSALDLGIKKAINLASSCAYPKFAPNPLKESDLLNGSLEPTNEGYALAKLSVMKYCEYVSAEKGVFYKTLVPCNLYGEFDKFEEKIAHMIPGLISRMHTAKLKGEKNFVMWGDGTARREYLNAKDLARFIALAYENIAQIPSVMNVGSGVDYSIEEYYEMVAQVLDYKGVFVKDLSKPVGMQQKLMDISKQKALKWELEIPLEQGIKEAYEYYLKLLEV is encoded by the coding sequence ATGAATGAGATTATTTTAATCACCGGTGCTTATGGCATGGTGGGGCAAAACACGGCGTTGTATTTTAAAAAAAATAAGCCTAATATCACTTTACTCACCCCTAAAAAAAGCGAATTGTATTTATTGGATAAAGACAGCGTTCAAGCTTATTTGAAAGAATACAAGCCTACAGGCATTATCCATTGCGCCGGGAGAGTGGGGGGCATTGTGGCTAACATGAACGATCTTTCAACTTACATGGTTGAAAACTTGCTCATGGGCTTGTATCTTTTTTCTAGCGCTTTGGATTTGGGTATCAAAAAAGCCATCAATTTGGCGAGCTCTTGCGCTTATCCTAAATTCGCCCCTAACCCTTTAAAAGAGAGCGATTTATTGAACGGCTCTTTAGAGCCAACCAATGAAGGCTACGCTTTAGCCAAACTCTCTGTGATGAAGTATTGCGAATACGTGAGCGCTGAAAAGGGCGTTTTTTATAAAACTTTAGTGCCTTGCAACCTTTATGGCGAGTTTGACAAATTTGAAGAAAAAATAGCGCACATGATACCAGGGCTTATTTCCAGGATGCACACCGCTAAATTAAAGGGTGAAAAAAATTTTGTGATGTGGGGCGATGGGACCGCTAGAAGAGAATATTTAAACGCTAAAGATTTGGCTAGGTTTATCGCTCTCGCTTATGAGAATATCGCTCAAATCCCTAGCGTGATGAATGTAGGCTCTGGCGTGGATTATAGCATTGAAGAGTATTATGAAATGGTCGCTCAGGTTTTAGACTATAAGGGCGTGTTTGTTAAAGACTTGTCTAAACCAGTGGGCATGCAGCAAAAGCTTATGGATATTTCCAAACAAAAGGCTTTAAAATGGGAATTAGAAATCCCTTTAGAGCAAGGCATCAAAGAAGCGTATGAGTATTATTTGAAGCTTTTAGAGGTTTAA
- the hypE gene encoding hydrogenase expression/formation protein HypE, whose translation MDSVTLACGNGGKETNALIERVFMPYLKELISAFDEDAPKFEANGEYCVSTDSFVITPLIFNGGDIGKLCVCGSANDVSMQGGEPLYLNIGFILEEGLEILLLKQILQSMQKELLKANLKLLSLDTKVVPKGSVDKLFINTTCIGKIIKTGISSCHLKQGQAIIISDTIANHGASLFAMRNEIKLKTNLESDCQLLYPLVKPLFLSDLKIYALRDATRGGLASVLNEWANSSKVKIIIEEEKIPLKEETKGICEILGLEPYALANEGVFVLALNQKDAPKALEILKNNEQAKNACIIGEVLESPYPSVVLKNAWGFERILEMPEGELLPRIC comes from the coding sequence ATGGATAGCGTAACTCTAGCATGCGGGAATGGCGGGAAAGAAACAAACGCCTTGATTGAGCGGGTTTTTATGCCCTATTTGAAAGAATTGATTAGCGCATTTGATGAAGACGCCCCTAAATTTGAAGCCAATGGGGAATATTGTGTGAGCACGGATAGTTTTGTCATCACGCCTTTAATTTTTAATGGAGGCGATATAGGCAAGCTTTGTGTTTGCGGGAGCGCGAATGATGTGAGCATGCAAGGGGGCGAACCTTTGTATTTGAATATCGGTTTTATTTTAGAAGAAGGCTTGGAAATCCTTCTTTTAAAACAAATCTTGCAATCCATGCAAAAAGAGTTGTTGAAAGCCAACCTAAAACTCCTCTCCCTAGACACTAAAGTCGTGCCAAAGGGGAGCGTGGATAAGCTTTTTATCAACACGACTTGTATTGGTAAAATCATCAAAACAGGGATTTCTTCGTGCCATTTAAAACAAGGGCAAGCCATTATCATAAGCGACACTATCGCCAATCATGGGGCAAGCCTGTTTGCGATGCGTAATGAAATCAAGCTTAAAACGAATCTAGAAAGCGATTGCCAACTGCTTTATCCTTTAGTAAAACCCTTATTTTTAAGCGATCTCAAAATTTATGCTTTAAGAGATGCGACTAGGGGCGGTTTAGCGAGCGTGTTGAACGAATGGGCGAACAGCTCCAAAGTGAAAATTATCATAGAAGAAGAAAAAATCCCCTTAAAAGAAGAAACTAAAGGGATTTGCGAGATTTTAGGGCTAGAACCTTATGCGTTAGCTAATGAGGGGGTGTTTGTTTTAGCGCTCAATCAAAAAGACGCCCCTAAAGCCTTAGAAATTTTAAAAAATAACGAACAAGCTAAAAACGCTTGCATTATCGGCGAAGTGCTTGAAAGCCCTTATCCTAGCGTGGTTTTAAAGAACGCATGGGGTTTTGAAAGGATCTTAGAAATGCCAGAAGGCGAGCTGTTGCCTAGGATTTGCTAA
- the hypF gene encoding carbamoyltransferase HypF, producing MNKITLFGVVQGVGMRPFIYTLAQKLELVGFVRNTQAALEIVLPTQKTESFLNALKKELPPLALVEKIIISPYDKALNFNDFRILESKNHPLNLLSQIPKDLGVCDDCLREIRDKNSPYFHYAFNSCAKCGARYSLLNALPYDRENSALKPFKLCEFCAFVYKDATNKRFHIQGISCKKCGITLNYKQLNDDDALLECAKDIQKGKIIALKGLGGFALVCDARNFQTIERLRLLKNRPLKPFALMFKDLNTAKQHAFLNELECESLRSANAPILLAHKKPNAQLAPNIAKNSPFYGIILPYTPLHALLLDLLNFPIVFTSANCNSLPLASDEKELDRFHFIFDFKLTHNRAIIHRIDDSIAQCVDNTIRPMRLARGFAPLYLTLPKRSHNAPTKILALGAEQKGHFSLLDSETSVLLLSPFCGDLSVLENEKHFKETLNFFLNAYDFKPTLLACDEHKNYTTTKMACEFNAPLLQVQHHHAHFLASMLDAFLQDPSLNYPFIGIVWDGSGAYDNKIYGAECFVGDFERIEEMARFEEFLLLGGQKAIKDPKRLVLEISLKHQLNKLLKRVQKHFKEDEIEIFKQMHAKKIQSVATNSIGRLFDIVAFSLGAVGTIGFEAESGQVLENLALQSEESAFYPFKIKNSVVGLEEFYQALEKDLDILEPKHIAKKFFNSLIEIITALIAPFKEHIVVCSGGVFCNQLLCEQLARRFKTLQRKYFFHKHFPPNDSSIAVGQALMAYFNPTIIKKG from the coding sequence TTGAATAAAATCACGCTTTTTGGCGTGGTTCAAGGCGTGGGCATGCGCCCTTTTATCTATACCCTAGCTCAAAAATTAGAGCTTGTAGGCTTTGTGCGTAACACTCAAGCGGCTTTAGAAATCGTCTTGCCCACTCAAAAAACAGAATCTTTTTTAAACGCTCTCAAAAAAGAGTTGCCCCCTTTAGCGTTGGTTGAAAAAATCATTATCAGCCCCTATGATAAGGCGTTAAATTTTAATGATTTTAGGATTTTAGAAAGCAAGAACCACCCTTTAAATTTGCTCAGTCAAATCCCTAAAGATTTAGGCGTGTGCGATGATTGCTTGCGTGAGATTAGAGACAAAAATTCCCCCTATTTTCATTACGCTTTCAATTCTTGCGCGAAATGCGGGGCAAGATACAGCCTTTTAAACGCCTTACCCTATGACAGAGAAAACTCTGCCTTAAAACCTTTCAAGCTCTGTGAATTTTGTGCATTTGTCTATAAAGACGCCACTAACAAACGATTCCATATCCAAGGCATAAGCTGCAAAAAGTGCGGCATTACGCTTAACTATAAGCAATTAAACGATGATGATGCGCTTTTAGAATGCGCTAAAGACATTCAAAAGGGTAAAATCATCGCTCTTAAAGGTTTGGGAGGCTTTGCTTTGGTGTGCGATGCGAGAAACTTTCAAACCATAGAAAGATTACGGCTTTTAAAAAACCGCCCCTTAAAGCCTTTTGCACTCATGTTTAAAGATTTAAACACAGCCAAACAGCATGCATTTTTGAATGAACTAGAATGCGAAAGCTTAAGATCCGCTAACGCCCCCATCCTTTTAGCGCACAAAAAACCTAATGCACAATTAGCCCCTAATATCGCCAAAAACTCCCCCTTTTATGGCATCATCTTGCCATATACCCCTTTGCATGCTTTATTATTGGATTTATTAAATTTCCCTATTGTATTCACGAGCGCGAATTGCAACTCCCTCCCTTTAGCGAGCGATGAAAAAGAGTTGGATCGTTTTCATTTTATTTTTGATTTTAAGCTCACGCACAATCGTGCCATCATTCACAGGATTGATGATAGTATCGCGCAATGCGTGGACAATACCATTCGCCCCATGCGTTTGGCTAGAGGGTTTGCCCCCCTTTACCTCACTCTCCCTAAACGCTCTCATAACGCGCCAACAAAGATTTTAGCGCTTGGAGCGGAGCAAAAAGGGCATTTTAGTTTGTTGGATAGCGAAACTTCCGTTCTTTTACTCTCGCCTTTTTGTGGGGATTTGAGCGTTTTAGAAAATGAAAAACATTTTAAAGAAACCCTAAATTTTTTCTTAAACGCTTACGATTTTAAACCCACGCTCTTAGCGTGCGATGAGCATAAAAACTACACCACCACTAAAATGGCTTGTGAATTTAATGCGCCTTTATTGCAAGTCCAGCACCACCATGCCCACTTTTTAGCGAGCATGCTGGATGCATTTTTGCAAGACCCAAGCTTAAACTATCCCTTTATAGGCATTGTCTGGGATGGGAGTGGGGCTTATGACAATAAGATTTATGGGGCGGAGTGTTTTGTGGGGGATTTTGAACGCATTGAAGAGATGGCCAGGTTTGAAGAATTTTTGCTTTTAGGGGGGCAAAAAGCGATTAAAGATCCTAAACGCTTGGTTTTAGAAATTTCTTTAAAACACCAACTCAACAAGCTTTTAAAACGCGTTCAAAAACATTTTAAAGAAGATGAAATAGAAATTTTTAAACAAATGCATGCCAAAAAAATTCAAAGCGTCGCCACCAATTCCATAGGCCGCTTGTTTGATATAGTGGCGTTTAGTTTAGGGGCAGTGGGAACGATTGGTTTTGAAGCCGAGAGCGGGCAGGTTTTAGAAAATTTAGCCTTACAGAGCGAAGAGAGCGCGTTTTATCCTTTTAAAATCAAAAACAGCGTGGTGGGTTTGGAAGAATTTTATCAAGCGCTTGAAAAGGATTTGGATATTTTAGAGCCTAAACACATCGCTAAGAAATTTTTTAACAGCTTAATAGAAATCATTACCGCTTTGATTGCGCCTTTTAAAGAACATATTGTGGTGTGCAGTGGGGGGGTGTTTTGCAACCAATTGTTGTGCGAACAATTAGCCAGACGATTCAAAACGCTTCAAAGGAAGTATTTTTTCCACAAACATTTCCCCCCTAACGATAGCAGTATTGCGGTCGGTCAAGCTTTAATGGCGTATTTTAACCCTACAATCATCAAAAAAGGATAA
- a CDS encoding agmatine deiminase family protein, producing MKRMLAEFEKIQAVLMAFPHEFGDWAYCIKEARESFLNIIQTIAKHAKVLVCVHTSDTIGYETLKNLPGVEIVRIDTNDTWARDFGAISIENHGVLECLNFGFNGWGLKYPSNLDNLVNFKLKSLGLLKHPLKTMPYVLEGGSIESDGAGSILTNTQCLLEKNRNPHLNQHAIEEMLKKELGAKQVLWYSHGYLKGDDTDSHTDTLARFLDKDTIVYSACEDKNDEHYNALKKMQEELKTFKKLDGTPYKLIPLEIPKAIFDENHQRLPATYVNFLLCNNALIVPTYNDPNDALILETFKQHTPLEVIGIDCNTLIKQHGSLHCVTMQLY from the coding sequence ATGAAAAGAATGTTAGCGGAGTTTGAAAAAATCCAAGCGGTTCTCATGGCGTTTCCCCATGAGTTTGGCGATTGGGCGTATTGCATTAAAGAAGCCAGAGAGAGCTTTTTAAACATCATTCAAACCATAGCCAAACATGCTAAAGTGTTAGTGTGCGTCCATACGAGCGATACTATCGGTTATGAGACGCTTAAAAACTTGCCCGGCGTGGAAATCGTAAGAATTGACACTAACGACACATGGGCTAGGGATTTTGGAGCGATCAGCATTGAAAATCATGGCGTTTTAGAATGCTTGAATTTTGGTTTTAATGGCTGGGGGTTGAAATACCCGTCTAATTTGGACAATTTGGTGAATTTCAAACTCAAAAGTTTAGGGCTTTTAAAACACCCTTTAAAAACGATGCCCTATGTTTTAGAGGGCGGGAGCATAGAGAGCGATGGGGCTGGGAGTATTTTAACCAACACCCAATGTTTGTTAGAAAAAAATCGTAACCCCCATTTGAATCAACATGCAATAGAAGAAATGCTTAAAAAGGAATTAGGGGCTAAACAAGTGTTATGGTATTCTCATGGCTATTTAAAAGGCGATGATACCGATAGCCACACCGACACGCTCGCTCGCTTTTTGGATAAAGACACCATTGTTTATAGCGCATGCGAGGACAAAAATGATGAACATTACAATGCTTTAAAAAAAATGCAAGAAGAATTAAAAACCTTTAAAAAACTTGATGGCACGCCTTATAAACTCATCCCCCTAGAAATCCCCAAAGCCATTTTTGATGAAAACCACCAACGCCTACCAGCAACTTACGTGAATTTTTTATTGTGCAATAACGCTCTCATCGTTCCCACTTACAACGACCCTAATGACGCGCTCATTTTAGAAACTTTCAAACAACACACGCCCCTAGAAGTAATAGGGATTGATTGCAACACCCTAATCAAACAGCATGGAAGCTTGCATTGTGTAACGATGCAACTTTATTGA
- a CDS encoding DNA-methyltransferase — translation MIQIYHANAFEIIKDFYQQNLKVDAIITDPPYNISVKNNFSTLKSAKRQGIDFGEWDKNFKLLEWITRYAPLVNPNGCMVIFCSYRFMSYIADFLEENGFVVKDFIQWVKTNPMPRNLNRRYVQDTEFALWAVKKKAKWVFNKPNNEKYLRPLILKSPVVSGTERVKHPTQKSLALMEKIISIHTNPNHLVLDPFMGSGTTGLACKNLKRNFIGIELEKEYFQIAQKRLNLF, via the coding sequence ATGATACAAATTTATCACGCTAACGCTTTTGAAATCATCAAGGATTTTTACCAACAAAATTTAAAAGTGGATGCGATCATCACTGACCCTCCTTACAATATTTCGGTTAAAAATAATTTTTCTACCCTAAAGAGCGCTAAAAGACAGGGTATAGATTTTGGGGAATGGGATAAAAATTTCAAGCTTTTAGAATGGATCACACGCTATGCCCCCTTAGTCAATCCAAACGGCTGCATGGTTATTTTTTGCTCTTACAGGTTTATGAGCTATATCGCTGATTTTTTAGAAGAAAACGGCTTTGTAGTTAAAGACTTTATCCAGTGGGTTAAAACCAATCCCATGCCAAGAAACCTTAACCGGCGTTATGTCCAAGACACGGAATTTGCCCTATGGGCGGTTAAAAAGAAAGCTAAATGGGTGTTTAACAAACCCAACAATGAAAAATATTTACGCCCCCTGATTTTAAAAAGCCCCGTAGTGAGCGGAACTGAAAGAGTCAAACACCCCACGCAAAAAAGCCTGGCCTTAATGGAAAAAATCATTTCCATCCACACAAACCCCAATCATCTCGTGCTAGATCCTTTTATGGGGAGCGGCACCACCGGCTTAGCATGCAAGAATTTAAAGCGAAATTTTATCGGCATAGAATTAGAAAAAGAATATTTTCAAATCGCACAAAAGCGTTTGAATTTGTTTTAA
- a CDS encoding DNA cytosine methyltransferase has product MNYKILDLFCGAGGFSAGLERLKEFSTLIGLDCDKQALNTFENNHKNAVGICGDITQADIKEKVIELAKKLEINMIIGGPPCQGFSNKGKNLGLKDPRNFLFLEYIEIVKAIKPEIFIIENVKNLISCAKGYFLEEIKERLNALGYQLSYQILNAKDYGVPQSRERAFIVGATHFSFDFDLLEPSQSVSVQEAISDLAYLHSNEGAFESDYLNPIQSNYQALMRKDSPKLYNHQATNHSQSALEKLKLIDKEQGKECLPKNLHGKQQFKSTWGRLSWNKISPTIDTRFDTPSNGTNSHPELHRSITPREAARIQSFSDDYIFYGNKTSVCKQIGNAVPPLLALALGKAILKSLRK; this is encoded by the coding sequence ATGAATTATAAAATCTTAGATTTGTTTTGTGGGGCTGGAGGTTTTAGCGCTGGGTTAGAGCGCTTAAAAGAGTTTAGCACTTTAATAGGGCTAGATTGCGATAAACAAGCCCTAAATACTTTTGAAAACAACCATAAAAACGCTGTGGGTATTTGTGGGGACATCACTCAAGCTGACATTAAAGAAAAAGTTATAGAGCTGGCTAAAAAGCTAGAAATCAACATGATCATTGGCGGGCCTCCCTGTCAAGGCTTTTCTAATAAAGGGAAAAATTTAGGGCTAAAAGACCCTAGAAATTTCTTATTCCTAGAATATATAGAAATAGTGAAAGCCATAAAACCAGAAATTTTTATCATTGAAAACGTGAAAAACCTAATCTCATGCGCTAAAGGCTATTTTTTAGAAGAAATTAAAGAAAGGTTGAACGCTTTAGGGTATCAATTAAGCTATCAAATCCTAAACGCTAAAGATTATGGCGTGCCTCAAAGTAGGGAGAGGGCTTTTATTGTTGGGGCTACTCATTTTAGTTTTGATTTTGATCTTTTAGAGCCTTCTCAAAGCGTGAGCGTTCAAGAGGCGATAAGCGATTTAGCTTATCTTCATTCTAATGAGGGGGCGTTTGAAAGCGATTATTTAAACCCTATCCAATCCAATTATCAAGCTTTAATGCGAAAAGATAGCCCTAAATTATACAACCATCAAGCCACCAACCACTCGCAAAGCGCTTTAGAAAAATTAAAGCTCATTGATAAAGAGCAAGGCAAAGAATGCTTGCCTAAAAATTTGCATGGCAAACAACAATTTAAAAGCACATGGGGGCGTTTGAGTTGGAATAAAATCAGCCCTACCATAGACACACGCTTTGACACTCCAAGCAATGGCACCAACTCCCACCCTGAATTGCACCGCTCTATCACGCCCAGAGAAGCCGCTAGGATACAAAGTTTTAGCGATGACTATATTTTTTATGGCAATAAAACAAGCGTTTGCAAGCAAATCGGTAACGCTGTGCCTCCTCTTTTAGCCCTAGCTTTAGGCAAAGCGATCTTAAAAAGCTTAAGAAAATGA
- a CDS encoding site-specific DNA-methyltransferase, with translation MQNLLIQAENSIALLFLLNDKNLKGRIDLIYIDPPFATNNHFTITNGRATTISNSKNGDIAYSDKVVGMDFIEFLKQRLVLLKELLSEQGSIYVHTDYKIGHYVKVMLDEIFGIQNFRNEITRIKCNPKNFKRIGYGNIKDMILFYSKGKNPIFNEPKIPYTPQDLEKRFPKIDKDKRRYTTVPIHAPGEVENGECSKAFKGMLPPKGRHWRTDIATLERWDKEGLIEYSHNNNPRKKIYALEQVGRRVQDIWEFKDPQYPSYPTEKNAQLLDLIIKTSSNKDSIVLDCFCGSGTTLKSAFLLQRKFIGIDNSDLAIQACKNKLETITKDLFVSQNFYDFLVF, from the coding sequence ATGCAAAACTTATTAATACAAGCAGAAAATTCAATCGCTCTACTTTTTTTGTTAAATGATAAAAACCTAAAAGGAAGAATAGATTTAATATATATTGACCCTCCATTTGCTACAAACAATCATTTTACTATCACAAATGGTAGAGCAACCACAATCAGTAATTCCAAGAATGGCGATATTGCTTATAGCGACAAAGTAGTGGGTATGGATTTTATAGAATTTTTAAAGCAGCGCTTGGTATTGCTTAAAGAATTGCTTTCAGAACAAGGCTCTATCTATGTGCATACAGATTATAAGATAGGACATTATGTTAAGGTAATGTTAGATGAAATATTTGGCATACAAAACTTTAGAAATGAAATCACACGCATAAAATGCAATCCTAAAAATTTTAAAAGAATAGGCTATGGTAACATAAAAGATATGATTTTATTTTACTCTAAAGGAAAAAATCCCATTTTTAACGAACCCAAGATCCCTTATACGCCACAAGATTTAGAAAAACGATTCCCTAAAATTGACAAAGATAAAAGGCGTTACACTACCGTTCCAATACATGCTCCAGGAGAAGTGGAAAATGGCGAATGTTCTAAGGCATTTAAAGGCATGCTACCTCCAAAAGGGCGGCATTGGCGCACTGATATTGCCACGCTTGAGCGTTGGGACAAAGAAGGTTTGATTGAATATTCTCATAATAATAACCCTAGAAAAAAAATTTATGCCTTAGAGCAAGTTGGCAGAAGAGTCCAAGACATTTGGGAATTTAAAGACCCACAATATCCAAGTTACCCCACAGAAAAAAACGCTCAATTATTAGATTTGATCATTAAAACCTCTTCTAATAAGGATAGTATTGTTTTAGATTGCTTTTGTGGTTCTGGAACAACCTTAAAATCTGCGTTTTTATTGCAACGAAAATTTATAGGTATTGATAATTCCGATTTGGCTATCCAAGCTTGCAAAAATAAGCTTGAAACAATAACAAAAGACTTGTTTGTTTCTCAAAATTTTTATGATTTCCTTGTTTTTTAA